AGAGCAAACTTATTCATCGGTGATAAACCCGTTAAGGCAGTTAAGGTGGATGATCTGACCGTAGAGTTCAAGCTTCCGCAGGTCAGCCCAGCTTTTGAAGCTACACTAGTGCAAGTATTCCCGATTCCAAAGCATATTTTTGAGAATGAGACGGATCTAGAGAAAAGCACCAAGAATGCTGCTCCGGTCGGATCTGGCCCATTCAAATTTAAAGAATACAAACCAGGCGAATATGTTACACTCGAGAGATTTGATAACTATTTCGGCGGCAAGCCACATCTTGATTCCGTAACATACCGGATTGCTAAAGATACGAATGCTGCAAATCTCGCACTTCAGAACGGTGAGATCAATATTAAATATCTAGATCCACAGGATGTTGGTACGATTGAGGCTTCGAATAATTTCGAAATCCTTCCTTATAGTGAAGGTCGATTGTCCTACCTGTTGTTCAATGCGAACAGCGATAGAGGCGCTCTTGCTAAAAAAGAAGTTCGTCAAGCCTTGTCTCTAGCACTAAGTCGTGATGAAATCATTCAGGCTGCTTATACCTCTAACGAGTATGCAGACCCAGCGAAGTCATTCTTGACTCCGGATGCATTGTTCTATACTAATGATGTACCTTCTTTCGATAATGATGTGGAAAAAGCAAAAGAGCTTCTGCAATCGGCAGGGGTTAGTGATCTGAAATTGAGATTGATTGTATCGAGCGGTAATAAAGCTCAGGAAGCCATTTCACTATACGTGCAACAAAAGCTAAAGGCCATTGGCGCAGAAGTTGAACTGCAAAATATGGATGCCTCGGCATATGGTCAGAAGTTCAGTGATATGAACTCAACAGATTTTGAACTTGCGATTGCAGGTTATATTATGGGTTACGATCCTGATGCTTACAGAATTTTGTATACTTCTACTGCTGACTCCAACTACACGCATTATAATAATGCCGAGGTTGATAAGCTGTTCAATGAAGGTGCAGGAGAAGCAGATGTGACTAAACGTGGTGAGATCTACAAGAAGATCCAAGAGATCATTGCTGACGATGCACCGATTTATCCAATTGCTAATACTAAGACTATTGTAGCTGTCTCCAAGAACTACGGCGGTCTTGAAGAAGCGGTCTTGAAGCCTGTCGTTATTTTTGAAGATTTATCGAAAATCTACCTTAAATAAAAACGGGAAAAAGTAAGCTGGATTATCCAGCTTACTTTTTTACCGATACAGAACTGGGAGAATAAAACGTATGAGACAACTTATCGTCCGAAGATTACTGCAAACCCTGCCGATGTTATTTTTTGTTTCGGTTGTGTGCTTTGCGATGATTAAGCTGGCTCCGGGGGATCCGGTCTTATCCTTCGTTACGCCGAATATGCACGCAGATGATATTGAGCGCATCCGGCATAACCTTGGGCTGGATAAGCCAGCCTACATTCAATATTTAATCTGGATTAAAGAAATACTGCAGGGGAATTTCGGTTATTCCCTAGTGAATCATCAGCCAGTATTGGATCAAATTCTTGAACGCCTACCTGCAACCGCCGGTTTAATGGGTTCTGCAATCGGTCTTGCTGTTTTGCTGGCGATTCCACTCGGTCTTATTGCCGGGGCAAACCGGAACCGCTGGGTGGATAAGCTGATTAATTTCTTATCCTATGTTGGAATATCTGTGCCTTTGTTTTGGCTTGCCATTTTACTGATGTACTTATTCGCGATTAAGCTGCACCTGCTTCCTATTATGGGGATGCGAACGATTGGTGTGGAATCGGCGTTTGATGTATTCAAGCATGGTATCCTGCCTTGCACTGTGCTTGCTTTTGGGTTCCTCGCAGGTTATGTGCGATACATTCGCTCTAGTACCATTGGACAGCTAAAAGAAGAGTACGTGCAGATTCAATATGCTTTTGGATCTAACAAGACTACGATTTTGTTCCGTCATGTAATGAAGCATGTGTTGCTTCCTGTAATTACATTGCTCGGGATGTCTATGGGTGATCTGGTGGCAGGTGCAATTGTAACAGAAACGGTATTTTCATGGCCGGGTATTGGCTCTTTGGGGATGACTGCAGTAAAAGGGATGGATTACCCCGTGATTATGGGAATTACTCTATTCTCCTCTTTAATGCTGATCATCGGCAATCTGGTCGCGGATATTCTATATAGCTTCGTGGACCCACGAATTAAATTAACGAGGTGACCTCATGAATCGCAGTAAATGGAAAAGTGTTGGAGATGAGCTATTTACGAATAAATTGGGCGTCGCAGCCCTCATTACTTTATTCATCTTCACACTAGGCTCTATATTTGCCTTTTTATCTGGACATGATCCGAATGCGATGGATGTTCTGGCACGTCTGAAATCGCCGGGAGCCGATCACTGGTTCGGGACGGATGACTATGGCCGGGATTATTTTGCCCGCGCATTATATGGCGGCCGGGTATCCCTGCTAGTTGGCTTTGCTTCAATGATCATTGCTACAGGCATAGGTGTGACGGTGGGCGTAATCAGCGGATTCTTTGGCGGATGGGTTGATAATCTTCTCATGCGGATGCTTGATGTAGTACTGTCCATTCCATCTTTCTTAGTTCTGCTACTGCTTAGCGTATTTTTGAAGCCGAGTGTAGGGAATATCATCATTATTATTGCACTATTAATGTGGATGAATATCGCCCGTGTCATTCGGGCGGAGACGATGACGATCAAAGAACGGGAATATGTACTCTATGCAAAAGCCTCCGGTCAGAGCAACTTCGGAATTATTTGGCGTCATATTCTTCCGGGTCTAGTGCCTGTTGTCATTGTAGGTGCGACGAATAATATCGCTTCGGCAATTATGATGGAGTCGTCCCTAAGTTTCCTTGGGTTTGGGGTACAACCTCCAAATGCCACTTGGGGCAGTATGCTTAACAATGCGCAGGGATATATCGCTCAAGCGCCATATCTGGCTTTGTTCCCTGGATTACTGATACTATTAACGGTACTGAGCTTTAATGTTTTAGGCGATATTTTGCGGGTAGGCTTTGAACCGAAGCTGATCCGAAGATAGGAGTGTGAAGACATCATGACGGAACGGCTATTATCTGTTGAGGATTTGAAGGTTTCCTTCCAGACTCGAGACGGAGAGAACCAAGCAGTTCGCGGCGTTAGCTTTCATATAGATGCTGGTGAAACGGTAGGAATCGTTGGTGAATCTGGTAGTGGGAAGAGTGTGACTGCCAAGGCGATTATGTCGTTGATTACACCTCCGGGTAAAATTATCGGTGGAAATATCAATTTCCGTGGTGAGAATTTATCGAACCTTTCGGAAAAAGAGTGGAGAAAGCTGCGCGGTAACCGCATAGCAATGGTGTTTCAGGACCCCATGACCTCTCTTAATCCTGTAAAAAAAATCGGCCAGCAGCTTACGGAGGTCATCCGTCGGCATCGCGGTTTAAATAAGCAAGAAGCGCTTAAAGAGGCGGCAAGCATCCTGCGTCAGGTAGGTATTAATAATCCTGAACAGCGGCTGCAGCAATATCCGCATGAGTTCAGCGGCGGGATGCGCCAGCGGGTCATGATTGCCATGGCTCTTTCTTGCCAGCCAGAGTTATTGATTGCAGATGAGCCAACCACTGCGCTCGATGTAACGATACAGGCACAAATTCTCGATCTTTTTAAAGAGTTGAAAAACAATACCAGTACCGCTGTAGCGCTCATTACCCATGACTTGGGTGTGGTAGCTCAGGTATGTACACGGGTTATCGTAATGTATGGTGGACTCGTGATGGAGGAAGGCACGGTGGAGGATATTTTTTACCGCCCGCAGCATCCTTATACGAAAGGTCTGCTTCGCTCGATTCCAAAACGTGACGGTAAGTCGCGTGAACGACTTGTTCCTATTGAAGGTACACCGCCGGATTTGCTGAATCCACCTTCTGGATGTCCTTTTATGGAACGTTGCCCTAATGCTTTTGCCCGCTGTAGTGAGCGTCCTCCGGTCATCGAATTATCGCCTGGTCATCGTTCGATGTGCTGGCTGGCAGACGGTGCGCAGGAGACTCCAGCCGTAGCTGGTGTTGAAGGGAGCGGTTCGGTTGAGTGATAATAAGATTCTAGTGGACGTAAATAATCTCAAGAAACATTTCTCTAAAGGTAAGGATATATGGGGGCGCGATACATCTGTGCTTAAGGCGGTAGATGGTGTAAGCTTTCAGATTCGTCAAGGGGAGACCTTTGGACTGGTTGGAGAGTCAGGAAGCGGCAAGTCCACGGTTGGGCGCTGCTTGTTGCGATTATATGATTATACCGACGGTGAAGTGTCTTTTGACGGGCAGCCGCTGAGCAAGCTTGGAGAGAAGCAGCTAAAACCTTTTCGCAGACGCATTCAATCGATCTTTCAAGATCCCTATTCATCCCTTAATCCAAGCCTGAATGTACTTGATCTGATCAGCGAGCCTATGAAAATCCATGGGGTCCACGAAGGCGACGAACGTATAGAAGCGGTTGCGGCACTACTGGATAAGGTGGGTTTAAAAAGAGAGCATCTTTATCGCTTCCCTCATGAATTCAGCGGTGGGCAGCGTCAACGGATTTCGATCGCTCGAGCGTTATCTGTGAAACCTGAGTTTGTAGTGTGTGATGAACCGATCTCAGCGCTGGATGTATCTGTTCAGGCGCAGGTAGTGAATATGCTGGAGGATTTGCAGTCCGAATTTGGGTTGACCTACCTCTTTGTTGCGCATGATCTGTCGATGGTACGTCATATTTCGGACCGGATCGGTGTGATGTATGGCGGTCGTCTAGTAGAGGTAGCCGAAAGTGATGAACTGTACGAGAATCCTATTCATCCTTATACAAAGGCATTGCTGTCTTCCATTTTGGAGACGGACCCTAGACGGGCTAATCAAAGAATTATTTTAGACGGATATTCGGCAGAGTACGGCAGAGCTGAGACTTCTACATTGCAGGAAGTTAGTCCGGGCCATTATGTTGCCTATGATTTCACGGAATAAGTAGAATCTATATACAGGTACGGGAGGAATCAGGATGTCAGAGAATTTGAACCGAGTAAAGTTATCCCAGTGGGATGCGTTATTGGTAGAGTCACTTCGCTCTTTAGGCTGGTCCAATGAGGATATTCTTCGTAAAGTGGCAGAGGGCGATTTGCCCGTTGGCGAGAGTGAATACGAATTTGATTATAAGCAGTTGACCACTTTGCAAGCGGAGCAGCCAGAACTGTTCGAGCAAGCGGTGAAGACTGGCTATCAGATTAAATACAACACGATCCGCGGCATTCGTAGCTGGATATGGGTTGCTCTTGGTAAAGAGGGAGAGCTGGAGCTTGAAGAGGGTAAAGAAGCGGTAGAAGCGGCTTTGACTGTGGCTGAGAAGGAACGTCTGGCATCTGTATTATCTTTTGGTTGGCAGATCGAAAGCGGGACGAAGTCAGCAGATGGAGACACTTCAGTCTACCGGATTTCCCCGATTGCACACTAAGCTGAATAACTACAATAAAAAAACGATTGTTGCGAGGGAGGACTCCCAGTGCACAATCGTTTTTTTCTGTGAAAATTTAATATACATTTACCGCTGGATAAGCAACCTCATATTGCGCAGCGTCAAACCAGGTTCCTGTTTTAAAATCTCTGCCCCGGATAAGTACTTTATCGCTATAGACTTCCACATAGAAGCCTTGGCTGCCCGTCTTATGCTTATCTTCGTTTGTCCAAAGGTAGGCGACGGAAGCAGCATTAAACATCGTTGTGGACGAGCTTGGGGAAGAGAATTACTTTGCAGATAAGAGAAGGTCCTAGACCGTCTACAATTACACATAAATGTACATAATTAAATATATAGCTCTCCATTTGAAGGAGGTGTTCCTTAAGCCAGTTGAGACTTAGGGATCGCCTCCTATTTTTATGATAAGAAACAAAATAAGAAGAAAATGTAACCAAAAGTAGGTGGAACTGTCACCAAATATGTAGTTACATAGTGAATAAGATTTCTTTATTAAGGAGATTTAGAGATTGCATACGAAAAAATATATAATACTTTTAGTCATCGTTCTGCTAATAAGTCTTGTTGCTATTTTCAACAATCAACGTGAACCTTCGATATTGACCATTAATGTAAACGGTCAAATCATTAAGACAGTAGCTACTTATCCGGGCTCACCTGATGAGCTAATGATTCCCAAGGCTGCTGCCGAACGGGCCCTTAACATGCATATTGACTGGCAGAAGCAGGGGCCGCTTCCGAAAGGTATCTACTATAAAGACCATGTAGCTGTGCTGATGTACCATCATCTGTCAGAGAAGCCAATGCCGCAGTTTCCTTGGATTTTATCGGCTGATCGGTTTGATGATCAAATGAACCTGCTGAAGCAGGAAGGGTTTCATGTGATTACGATGGAACAATATCGAGAATTTATGCTAAATGGCGGTACGGTTCCAGACAATGCGGTGCTGCTGACTTTTGATGATGGATATGAGAGTTTTTATGAGCTGGCCTTTCCTATTCTGAAAAAATACGGGTATACGGCAGTGAATTTCGTTATAGTCTCTACGATTGACCACCCAGATCCGAATAGTGTGCCGAAACTCAACTGGGAGCAGATGCGTGAAATGAAGCGTGACGGGATGGGGTTCTATAGTCATACGTACGATTTACACCATTATGGTATCGTGGATGCTGAAGGTGGGGGACGGCCTGCCGCTAGTGCCTTGTTATATATCGACGATGAAAATAGGAATGAAATGAATACGGAGTACTATAGCAGAGTTACTCGTGATTTGGCCAAGGCGGAGCAAAGGCTGAAGGAAGAACTGGGAAATACCGATTCAGCGATTGCCTTTCCTTACGGATCTTACAATGACCGGTTGCTATCCGCATGTGATTCACTCGGAATTTCGCTGACATTTAAAATCCAGGATGGAATAAATGCGAGAACGGACCGGAATGCCTCCCGAATCAACGGGGGAAGCCAGAATCTAACCGCAGTCCAAACCCTTGAGCAGATCAAACATATAGATTCGCCTATGGAATTAACCCTGAATAGTCAAAAAGTAGCACTGATAGGAAGTGCACCCGAAATGAGGAAAGGGACCTTAATGGTTCCGTTTATGCAATTATGCAAGGATCTAAATATTGATCTCAATTACGATCAGAAGCGTCGAACCGTTAAGTTAATGCGTACAACGGGAGGTACATAAACGAATAAGGAAATGTATGGAATGGATATCATCTTTCCCTACGATCATTAGGGGTTTACAAAAAGTGAGAAATTTCGCCAATTTGGGCGAATCACTAGTTGCTATAAGTGAATTCCTTACTGTAGACTATAAATAGAGTACTAATTGGTAGGTGAATGGAGAGAACAGATGGAAGTATTTAAGCGTTATTACGCGAATTTAACGGTCCGGCGTTTTTTTATTTTGGGGCTGGTTGCCCTGCTGCTATTCAGTATTAGAGATATGCTTAATTTAGTACTGTTAACATTTTTGATTGCTTATGTAATGAACAGCTTTCAAGTGCTGCTCACGAAGCGGATCAATAAATATGTTGCAGTCAACAGTAAAGTCATTATTATTATGTTGTATTTAGCTCTGATTGCTCTGATCGTAGTGACTTTAGTGAATTATTTACCGAAGGTCTTTACTCAGATTAAGCAGTTAACCAATTTTCTGACCAGTTTAACCCCTGCAAACATTCCACAAAACGAAATTGCGCAGTATTTATTTGCCCAGCTTAAGGATTTGAACTATCAATCTTATGTGAAAGATGGTCTTGAGTACGTCCTGAAAATAAGTAATTGGGGCACCAGCTTCGTATTATCCACCATTCTGAGCTTTGTCTTTATCCTTGAGAAGAACAGAATTGTCAGTTTCACTGCCCGTCTTAAAGAGAGCAAAATTTCCTGGTTCTATGTTGAGCTTGAGTATTTCGGCAGAAAATTCATCTCATCTTTTGGTAAAGTGATTGAAGCGCAAATTCTGATCGCGCTGTTTAATACATGCTTTACTGTGATTGGACTTTGGATCTTAGGCTTTCCGTATCTATTCGCCTTATCGATTATGATCTTCCTGCTTAGTTTGATTCCAGTTGTAGGCTTTGTGATCTCCTTAATACCGCTTTGTATTATTGGTTACAACATCGGTGGCATAGCAATGACGATATATGTATTGGTTATGATCGCCATACTACATTTTATCGAAGGTTACTTCTTAAATCCAAAACTGATGTCATCCAAAATGAATCTGCCTATGTTCTACACCTTTATCGTACTTCTCTTCTCTGAGCACTATATGGGTGTATGGGGTCTAATTCTCGGTATTCCAATTTTTGTATTCTTCCTGGATATACTGGAGATCACTAGGGATAACAAGATAGAGACTTAGGAATTGAGTTAAATAGCATCGAAAATACAAAGAGGGTGATCCGATAGCCATTCAATGGCTTCGGATCACCCTCTTTATTTTGGCGCGGAGAAATGTTGTACGGCCACTGTATGTATCTTCCTTAGCCGAAAGAAGTGAGAACACTCTCCGTAACGATGTCCCTCAGCTCCGCCTTGTGTGCTGCATACTGCTCAGCCGTAATACTTCCGGAAGCCAGCCGTGAATCTAGCTGTTCCGTTAGCTGAGCTACTTGTAGATTGATCACATCTTCAATATCCGTGTTTTGTTCTATTGCAATATCTTGAAGTGACTTACCGTCATATAAGGCATCATACAAATCTTCATCTGTGGGCTGGTTAAGTGCTTTCAACAATAATTCGTCTTTATCCGCAGCTTTTACGGTGGACCATTGTGCAGGCGAACTTGCGTTAGCAGTAAGGCTGCTCCAAGCATTTCCAAAAGACATCACTATAACTACGGTTCCTACTATAATCACTCTTTTTATATCCATTAGAGTCCTCTTTTCTTATTTTACAAATAACATTTTATGGTTTCTGTTGAAAGTGTCTGTGATGGTTGTGGTTTAACTTGCTTCTATTATAACCCGGAAAGCTGAGCTGAAGCTTAAACAATATTTAAGATAACCTAAAGATTTAACATTGGAATAATATAGCGATAATACACCGGATGTATACTTTCCAGATGATCTCCAATGTATATTTATGCACTGGGTCACAATCAAACTTATGGGGAGTGTTCGGAGTTTTGAGAATAACAGCAAAAGCTAAACGTTTTCTATCCGGTGTAATTGCAAGCAGTCTGATGTTGGGGATAATGGTTCCAGCAGGATATGCTGAAGAGCAGCTGGATACGGAGCAGACATCTTCCGAATTAGGATTACATGTTGATGAACAGGATCAGCTACTTACACTTATGAGTCAAACAAACGTGACAACAGCTGTGTATGCGACACCTACCCATCCGGGATCTTTACTTATTACAGAGGTTGTTCCGGATACTAAAAATGTAAAAGGCACCAATGGAACCTCTGTAGATGGTTATGAATTTGTTGAAATCTATAATAATACGGACGAGCCAGTTAACTTTAAGGATTATTATTTCTTTTATAATGACAATGATACTTGGACACCAAATGGAGATGCGGTCATACCGGCGCATGGGAATATCGTCTTCTGGATTATGAACGGTAATAATCTGAATGTTCCAGCCGAGGATTTCATCAAAAACTTTAATCCTTCAGCAACTCTTCAGGAAGGAGTGAACCTGTTCCGTATCAATGGTGGGGGTGGTATGGCTAACACTTCTCCTCGTAACTTACAAATTAAGAGTAAAGCAGGAGATACTTTAATTGTTTCTGCTTCTTATGGGAAAGAACAGGTGAAGGAGAATAACGGCATATTCTATCAATTCTCTCAAGCAGACAGCTCTACAATGAGTCTCATGCCAAATTCGGGAACCGGTGCGGCTACACCTGGAACTGTAGAGCCAGAACAGCTTCCTAAGCCAGTGCCTGGAGACAAACAGCCGGTGATTGAACACCACCCACTGAGCAGTGTAGATCCAGTTGATCTTTCCATCACCGCGAAGATTACGAACTTAGAGAATGGACCAGACGGAACGCTAACGGTAGTGAAGTTGCAATACGGCTCTCCTTCTCAGGTGAAAGATACGGTAATCACCATGACCTCAAAAGGCGAGGGGGAATATACGGCGGTAATTCCCGCGGCTGCGCTGGAAGAGCCAGAACTGCACTACAGCATCCGCGTGAACAATGTAACGGAGAACTATTCTGTTCATGTGAACCTGCCCGCGTTCGACACGAACAATGTGCCGAAGCTTCTAATTACAGAGCTGCTGCCGAATTCGACGAATGTAAAGGGAACGAGCAGTGACGCTTTTGAATTCATTGAGGTGTATAACAATACTGACGCACCGATTGATTTCAAGAACTACAAGATCTATTATCGTTATCCTGATAAAGGTAACGCTTCTGATGTGAAGTGGCCCTCGACGAAGGAAAGCTTTGTAATTCCTCCACAGCAGTCCGTGGTGTTCTGGATTATTAATAGTGCTAATAGTACATACACTGCCAATGATTTCAATACAGAATTTAACACTAATCTGGTTGATGGTACGAATCTCTTTCTAATCAAAAGCGATGGGATGGCCAACTCTGGCCGCCGGGCAGTCGTAATCAAGAGTAATACGGAGAAGGAAATTTCCTCTGCGTATTATGATGCCGACCTTACCTATGATGGTGGAGCTAAAGGTGATGACACCAAAGAAAATAAAGCCCTTCTATACAAGTATCCCGTGAATGGGCAAAGCAAAATGCTCAAGATTAGCACAGGTTCGGCTGCTCCATCACCAGGGCAGGTGGATGCAGCGCTGCTACCTAACACACCGATTCATGTGGAGCCGGATACCGAGAATCCGACGGTAAATGATCTGACTGCTATAACGGAGATTGATCAGTCGATGAGTCTCGATTTGAAGGCTTTCGCGGATGACAATAAAGCCGTTACATCCGTAGAAGTAAGAGTAGCTTCGGATAAGCAGCCTGATTTTGTCAGTCATAATCTTTCTCAAGATTTCAATGACAGTCTGTATCATTATAAATTGTCATCTGCTGATCTGATTGGTAGGAATGAAATACAGTATTATTTCGTCGTATCTGACGGCACGAATGAGACCGAATCTCCGGTAATGAAAGTGAAAATCACAGGTGGTCCCGATCAATCAGCGCTTCGTTTGAATGTGAAGGATGGACAATTCATTAATGGCTCTATGACGGTAAAAGGAACCTCTGCCACTGCCAAAGCTGATGAAGTGGACCTGACCATCGACAATAAGGTGCTCGGCAATAACGAGGTATATGCCGCGCTTGAGAATGATGCTTACTTTGTATTTGATGCGAAGAATGTAGATTATTATTTCAAAAACGGTATCACCATGGGACCAGAAGAATTAGGGGATGCGAGTATTCTGTACACCTTTATGGACCCGATTACTACGTATACGACATTAACCTTTCCGATCTCCTCTGCCGCTTTACAAGTAGGCAAGGATAATGTGATTTACATTCGGGCGGGCTCTAAATCATCGCCTTTTGACCCTCGTCCTGAGGAGAATAAAGATGATTTCGAAGTGAAGAATGTGCGCCTATTACTTGCAGACGGCACAGAAATTTGGGACCCTGCTTATGCAGAACGTGATAAAGAAATTAAGATGGGGGACAGCGCAGGTAAGCATGAATCCATCGGCTTCCGGTTCGATCTGAAATCGGATTTATTCCGTTCAAAGGCGTATAACTGGAAAACTAAAGAAGTAACTGACGGAGAACATAAAGTAACAGTGACCGAAGGTGGATCCAAGGTATCTTCAAATGTAATTGTAGACAATACGCCGCCATCTATTAAAGCTTCGATTGAAGAAGGAAAAACTTATCGTGGTAATTTCATAATTACTACTGAGATCAAGGATACTTACGCAGGTGTAGATAAAGTTAGCGTGAAGCTGGATGGCAATGTTATTGAACTGCCTTATGCTACTTCATCCGGAAAGCTGTCCGGTGGAGACCATGCGCTTTCTATCACCGCATTAGATAAGATAGGTAATCAGGTGGAAAAGGTAATTACATTCCATGTACCGAATGAAAATCCATTTGCACCACTCCTGATCTCACCTCAGAACTGGGAGATTGGTGTGGGTACGAATCCGACCTTGAAGGTTAAGGTTGAAGATCCTAACCAGGATAAGATGGATGTTACCTTCTATAGAGGCTTCAAGTACGATGGTAACCATCCAGAGCAAGGATTTACTGGATTTAAGAACGCATCCGATACAGAACCGCCGAAGCAATCCGTTCCTGCGGGCGAAGAAGCCCTTAGCAGTGACGAATACAGCAAAATAAGTGCAGTTGACGGACAGTACCTAATTAACGATGCTGTTGAGCAATTCCCATATCAGCGTTATGAAATTAAGCTGGATGAATCCGTGAAGGCTTCAGATCGTGTGGATATTGAATGGAAGGGGAATTCACTTCCAGGCCGTAAAGTAAGTCTCTACGCGTGGAGTCCTGCCGGACAAAAATGGATACAGTTGGATCATTTAATCGCTGGTACTGAGGATTTTGAACTGAAATCTACGGTGACTGCTGGAGATTATAGAAATGGAAATAGCATTGCGGTGATGGTTCAGGATGAGATCGCGTCCGTGGCTAAGACTGCAGCTACAGTAACGCAAGACACTTATGATTTTTCCTTTGTATGGATGTCTGATACGCAATATTATTCTCAAAGCTATCCTTACATTTACCAGAAAAATGTGAAGTGGATTGCTGAGAATAAGGATAATTTGAATTTGAAATATGTTATTCATACCGGAGATGTAGTGGATAAGTCCTATCAAGAATATCAATGGGAAGAAGCCGATCGGGACATGAAGGTACTCGAGGATGCAGGTATTCCTTATGGTGTTCTTGCAGGGAACCATGATGTAGGTCATCAAACCGGAGATTATACGAAATTCTGGCAGTACTTTGGTGAATGGAGATTCAAGGACATGCCAACTTTTGGCGGTTCCTATGACAACAACCGGGGCCATTATGATTTGGTATCTGCGAACGGAAATGACTTCATTATCGTATATATGGGCTGGGGACTGGCTGAAGAAGAGATTGAATGGATGAATGAGATTGTCGCTCGTTATCCAGAGCGTAAAGCGATTCTTTGTCTTCATGAATACCTGCTCGTATCTAATAACCGCGCACCGATTGCAGATACAATCTTTGAAAAGGTTGTAAAACCTAACAAGAACGTAATCGCAGCTTTGTCCGGTCATTATCATGATGCAGAGCTTAAGGTAGATGAGCTGGATGATAACGGAGATGGCATTGCGGACCGCAGTGTATATCAAATGCTGGCAGACTATCAAGGTGCCGA
This Paenibacillus sp. FSL R5-0345 DNA region includes the following protein-coding sequences:
- a CDS encoding S-layer homology domain-containing protein; translation: MRITAKAKRFLSGVIASSLMLGIMVPAGYAEEQLDTEQTSSELGLHVDEQDQLLTLMSQTNVTTAVYATPTHPGSLLITEVVPDTKNVKGTNGTSVDGYEFVEIYNNTDEPVNFKDYYFFYNDNDTWTPNGDAVIPAHGNIVFWIMNGNNLNVPAEDFIKNFNPSATLQEGVNLFRINGGGGMANTSPRNLQIKSKAGDTLIVSASYGKEQVKENNGIFYQFSQADSSTMSLMPNSGTGAATPGTVEPEQLPKPVPGDKQPVIEHHPLSSVDPVDLSITAKITNLENGPDGTLTVVKLQYGSPSQVKDTVITMTSKGEGEYTAVIPAAALEEPELHYSIRVNNVTENYSVHVNLPAFDTNNVPKLLITELLPNSTNVKGTSSDAFEFIEVYNNTDAPIDFKNYKIYYRYPDKGNASDVKWPSTKESFVIPPQQSVVFWIINSANSTYTANDFNTEFNTNLVDGTNLFLIKSDGMANSGRRAVVIKSNTEKEISSAYYDADLTYDGGAKGDDTKENKALLYKYPVNGQSKMLKISTGSAAPSPGQVDAALLPNTPIHVEPDTENPTVNDLTAITEIDQSMSLDLKAFADDNKAVTSVEVRVASDKQPDFVSHNLSQDFNDSLYHYKLSSADLIGRNEIQYYFVVSDGTNETESPVMKVKITGGPDQSALRLNVKDGQFINGSMTVKGTSATAKADEVDLTIDNKVLGNNEVYAALENDAYFVFDAKNVDYYFKNGITMGPEELGDASILYTFMDPITTYTTLTFPISSAALQVGKDNVIYIRAGSKSSPFDPRPEENKDDFEVKNVRLLLADGTEIWDPAYAERDKEIKMGDSAGKHESIGFRFDLKSDLFRSKAYNWKTKEVTDGEHKVTVTEGGSKVSSNVIVDNTPPSIKASIEEGKTYRGNFIITTEIKDTYAGVDKVSVKLDGNVIELPYATSSGKLSGGDHALSITALDKIGNQVEKVITFHVPNENPFAPLLISPQNWEIGVGTNPTLKVKVEDPNQDKMDVTFYRGFKYDGNHPEQGFTGFKNASDTEPPKQSVPAGEEALSSDEYSKISAVDGQYLINDAVEQFPYQRYEIKLDESVKASDRVDIEWKGNSLPGRKVSLYAWSPAGQKWIQLDHLIAGTEDFELKSTVTAGDYRNGNSIAVMVQDEIASVAKTAATVTQDTYDFSFVWMSDTQYYSQSYPYIYQKNVKWIAENKDNLNLKYVIHTGDVVDKSYQEYQWEEADRDMKVLEDAGIPYGVLAGNHDVGHQTGDYTKFWQYFGEWRFKDMPTFGGSYDNNRGHYDLVSANGNDFIIVYMGWGLAEEEIEWMNEIVARYPERKAILCLHEYLLVSNNRAPIADTIFEKVVKPNKNVIAALSGHYHDAELKVDELDDNGDGIADRSVYQMLADYQGAEEGGLGYIRLLQFDVANNKLRVKTYSPYLDDYNYYDENEFPGKDEFVLDLDLQPVTKRVATDYIGVKVYSDQTIATNQQVESGAETQVTWSKLNPESYYQWYTKVEDDNSGSVLSDIWGFYTGKENVTPTPEVTPTPTPEVSPSPEVTPTPAPEVTSAPPVVLPVPTVTPTPTATPGAEKGNIELALGSNGTYTADPSALKKLIEEAATGGSLKISVGGATSTQGQIRIALDAAAVQQAVDKKLNLNIVSSNVTLSVPTSSLPAIPAGSDMLLLSVDTNTTAVQSNVAGMSPSKATVTLNLSTSAGGKETAIHQLKGAVTITLTLTKEQLAKIDTDFAGVYYVNGSTLEYLGGVFKDNTVTFTTDHFSSFAVLEYVKQFSDTSGHWAEPYISKLTAKHVIKGIDDTHYGPQANVTRADFVTLAIRSLGLNETSETTGNGAFADVSKDAYYASSIDKAVQLGLIQGSDSKFRPKDAITREEAAVVLQKLIQYKAGTQSSVAAIASFKDMSSVSEWAKQAVSELKAKGILDGKGDNNFDPRGKVTRAEIAKLLYGIINL
- a CDS encoding AI-2E family transporter — protein: MEVFKRYYANLTVRRFFILGLVALLLFSIRDMLNLVLLTFLIAYVMNSFQVLLTKRINKYVAVNSKVIIIMLYLALIALIVVTLVNYLPKVFTQIKQLTNFLTSLTPANIPQNEIAQYLFAQLKDLNYQSYVKDGLEYVLKISNWGTSFVLSTILSFVFILEKNRIVSFTARLKESKISWFYVELEYFGRKFISSFGKVIEAQILIALFNTCFTVIGLWILGFPYLFALSIMIFLLSLIPVVGFVISLIPLCIIGYNIGGIAMTIYVLVMIAILHFIEGYFLNPKLMSSKMNLPMFYTFIVLLFSEHYMGVWGLILGIPIFVFFLDILEITRDNKIET